Part of the Candoia aspera isolate rCanAsp1 chromosome 1, rCanAsp1.hap2, whole genome shotgun sequence genome, tagggaccacatagattttctccatgacagtctgtccctaatCTGATATTTCAGGTGTTCTAATGGTgtattcatcaccactgtaactgagcctatGCGCCTTattgctggttatcctcttctctttccttctacctttcccagcattgcagccttctccagagagctaggtcttcacataatgtgtctaaagtaggatagtttgagcTTATTTGTgtttcaagtgagaactctgggttgatttgttcaatgatacatttgtttgttttcttggctggtcacagcattctcaggagtcttctccaacaccaaagttcaaaccTGTCAATAttgttcctatcctgcttcttcaaaatccaactttcacttccatagaatatcACAAGAAATatcattgcttgcactattctgatctttgtaggtatagacacgtcatatcttttccaaggccttcatgcctGCTCTAGCAAGTACTGGTCTGTGGTGCATTTTttgactgttggttcctttactgttgatggttgatcctaaaaggcaataGCTATTCACCACTTCAGTGTAATCTTCagtgtcagttctaaggctggttgttctacctattgtcattacttcttctttatatttaattttagtcccatgtAGTAATTTTGTGAATGGCGAATCCCTCCCATAGCAAACTTTTGGGAAAACACACATGGCATAAACTGAAAATTCTAAATTTGCACACTAGTCCAAAAATATTGAGGAAGCGGGGATGACTTAGGTTGAGAATAAGTCTTCATCAAGATTGAATCTTGAAGCTGATGGATGGACCAAAGAGAGCTGAACCTGAGGAGAAAATACTATGAAAAGCTGTTCTATCAATCCACTCCTTAGAAAGTTGTCCTCTTGAAATGAGAATGTTAGGCTTTTGATCTGATATGATAGATTTTTCAGAATGTAGGTAAGATTTATTTTGAGATTAGGACATGGTGAAAAAAATTATCCCACAATCCTAATAAGAACAGATTGCTCAGAATGCCTGCTTTTGCAGAaggtgggggagggaagaagTAGAAATTATCCACATTCCTTGTTGCAGATTTTATCTCTctgaaatattttacatattattCTTTGCAAACATAACTGAGTATTTCAGTTAATAGTACATCCAATTAGAATATGGACACCTTTATAACACTACTTGAAATCAGTTGTAATACTTATGCACTTTTAGACACTAAATGTTTTCAATTAAAAACATTCTGCTGCAAGTTACTGTAACTCCTATACACAAATTGGACTACAATAATGGTAGTGAAAGATGTATTAGTCAAGAGTcactcatttttctttaaaaggctTCTTCCATGCCAAGAAATCTGAATTTCTAAGATAACATTTCAGCCTTCCCCCTTCTTTCTGTTCTGAATTTCCTTACACCTTGTGAAATGGAGATAAACCCAAATGTGTTCACTTCCGTAACACTGATTAATAAGGTAATGGTATTGATGTTGGTACATAACAAAAACATACCCTAATCTAGTATAGAACTCAAATTCATATGCACTGCTGagtgttcttttaaaatgaagatgATCTTAAGTTGTTAAGAAGGCATTGTATTCTATTGCTGCATCAGACTATCAGAGCCTTCCtctctacatttttaaaagatgattcTTTTAAAGGATAAATATTCAAATTCTCTTGAAATAAGAAAAaggtgttttaaaaatcaaataacaaCATAACATATTCTGTCTTCAAAATCAGCTACTTACATTTGGAATAGGTGGACTCTAGgtttaagatttttatttatggATTGTTGATGAATACAATAGATTTTAAAAGGCACAACCATGGATTACAGGTACACAGACAATGGAAGAAAACTTATTTGAAAATCTGAACATTTCATCCATAAAATTTTATATCTTGGTATTATGTTTTCTTTATAAAATTATTGTGTTATATTAATCAAGATACTGTTCTTTGAAAGAAATTGCTGTTATTCTTGTTCCCTGGAATAACAGCAATAATTACTAAAATTATTGATCTGCAAAAGCATTAATTTCCCTTTGCAACATAAGATGTAAAATATGTGCATTTCTGAAAGATCAGTGAATTGTGCAAGATTAGGTAAattagatataaatgcatttgatATTACAGGAGACAGGAGCACTTGACCAGTCCTTCTTACTAGAATTTAGCAAACACTGTGCAAAGGTATATAACTAATTTTCTTTAGTCAAGGTATTTGATAATTAGTGCTATTGGTTTACTAATAGCAAAGACAACCTACCTAGAGAGTTCTTCTATGTATTGTGCTCATTGTATTATGTTCATTTTAATTCTCTGAATTTGCATTGAAATTTTGGAAACATGTTATTTAATCTATCTGTACAGGTACATAAAATAAAGTAGGTTTTCTCACAAACAGTAGTGTTGCTGCTGAATTCTCAATTCTGGGCTTTGACATGCATGTTGGAAAGCCATAAATTCAAATGGGCTCATGCAGCATAATCACTATGAAGAAAGACAGTAGTACAAAGATGACTTTCACTACAGTTATGCAGTAGAAGTGTATTGCAAATATTTCCTGaacaacaaataataaaagcACAAGGAAGAAAGTATTTCAGACCGAATACATTCACAAGCAGCAGCTAAGAGAGGGACAACAATAAAGCTTTCTATTCAACAGTCTACACTAGTGAACCATGTTGCAAATTACACTCTTGGCAGATGTCCAACTTTCCTGTGGACAAATTAATAAGATTTGACACACTTGGGAGGCTAGAACCATTCGAGCCATTGGCCTTGTTATTCTtactttaaaaagatttaaagagACTGACAAACATCTACTTAAATGAAATCAAGGAGGGAGGAGAGGCAGTTTCTGCTACTCTGGCAAGACAAACAGAATGACATACAATACTACCAAATCAGATGTTTTTGTCTGAACAGTTCTGATCTCTTCAGTGGAACttgctctcttctctttttcattaGAAGTTTGTAAAATGGTACAGATTACAGTACATGAGAAGAAATCAATTTATGGTCAGGAAATAATTCAAGAACTGAGGAAAAGGCCATGTCATTGctccatttccaagctgcactgcagcCACGTTCCTTTGTTCTGATGCAGAAGGAATGTTCTTGTTGATGGACAAACTGGGGAAAATTTGGAGACACACCTCACATGCACCAATAGCAATGCTCAGGAGAAAAGTGAGTAAAATAAACTATATTCTTTAAATATGAGGACAACATAAACTGGCCTCGATTCATCAGTGAAGAAATCGAATGCTCATTTTTTGTTCTACATCCACCTTCTCCAAAACCTGTAGAAGAGAATAGTTAAACACAGTTAGAATATtccagtttcatttcattttgtttcgtCTTGCTATTATAGAGGGATCCTTGTATTTTTCTCACTGGAAATGTTTCTCATGCTCCAGATTTATGTATTTAGTAGTCTCAGTCAGAGGGAGAGGTAAGCAAAGCCTACAGACAGCTCCCTGGGTGGCTCCTATATCACATAACCCTTTCTagattaaaataaaagggaaattaGTATGTTATTGAGTAAAATGCCAGCCTCTACCATCTAACTGGGGAGGTTTAGAGTGTGCTAGTAGATTCTAGGTTGTGGTTGGAAGCCATTTCAGAAGCTTGTGTTCTGGTAAATGGACGTTGACAAATGGATTGTCATGGTAGAATGGCTAACCATTTTGTGAATATACTCCCTCCATGGCAGCCAATTTCAGTAAGTGTCCACAAGTGTGTCACATGCATATGCTGCTTTCACTCACTCATTGTCATATATATAATCCACTGTCACACACCCACACTCCTTTATGtcactctccctctcccccccacaccatttctcttttttactCCTATACCCTTCTCTAagcaaccaagttgctagtcccaattgtggtcattaaacaaggactacctgtagaataaaAATGGCTAGAAATgaggagaggggaaggagaagggagccCAATTGCCCTACAAGCATAAAGGGTGGATGTTTGTAATTAGGAAGTAGAGGAGAAAAAACTGTCCCCTATCACTGCTGTCTCACTGGCTTGAGAAAAATGCTTTGAATCCACAGATAGAAGCTATCCAACCAtggatttccattttttttctagaatACTCATTCTCGGTAAGGCAGAAGCTGTGGCTTCTTCCTTTCATGGAAATAGTCTCCCAGATTCACAGAAAAAGGAAGCATCCTTTCCATGAATTCCATACATTTTTCTTCAATCCTTTCTTTCAATGAGGCAGAAGCTAGGCTTCTCCCTTTCAAAAGCCTCTGTCTctgttttgaaaatgtaaaatggCAGTCCCACTTCAAAGGAAGACCCTTTGGGGTAAGTCTTCTTTCCTTTTGAATAGCTATGAGGAATGACAATAGGCAACACTTCACAGTTTCAGATTAAGCTGCAGGGACTGTgggctcagcctttctcagtcacTGCTCTGCTACTTTGGAATAGCATTTCCCCAAAGATCAGCCCATTCCTGGCCCTTTTGAGCTTTCAAAAAGCAATTAAGACCTGGCTTAATGTGGCTCGCATACCTACAGAACTGAAACATAAATCAAACAGAACCCATATTTTCAAAACACCCACAAAGGCCAAAGAACAGCCCATCAAATTCATACAACCTCTCTACAGAAGAGTCTATTTCATACACTGGATCCCAAAGActagctggaaaaaaacaagtcTTCATTGCTTTTTGAAGGCTCAGGAGGGTCAGGACTGGCCTGAACATTCAGGGAATTCTATTTTGAAGAAGTGGGGTAGTGACTGAGAAGGGCTGAGCCCATGGTCTCTGCCGATAGCACTCTCTATGGGTGGGGACCCAGAGTTCATAGTCAGTATCCCATCTAAGTACTGACCAAATTAAAATCACTTTCAAAAAGACTGCTACATTAAACGTTCTTGGTATAGAGAGATGCCTTAGTTAGCAGCTATGAtttctttatatgtttatatCTTTTCTGTTTGCTGTGTTATTGTCATCCACCTTGAGTTATAGGAAATAGGAAGtgtataaaaataagtaaatagtaaataaatgtgGACCTTCAAGAATTAAAaaacatataagaaaaaaaaacaatctggaCAACCTTTAGATGAAAATTTTCTTTCAATGTTATAAAACAGAATGGCATGGTATACCCTAACACTTGAGTATACAAGTTTACTGTTTTGAAAGTTGTCACTAACTTTAACAAACTCTGCAAAGGAGATTGCACTGTCACCATCTTGATCAGCCTCCTGGATTGTTCTATCAGCAATACTACCAAGTTGTTCATCAGAGATATTTACACCAACCATCATCCGCAAGACCTGTAATGGGCAAAAGTTCAAGGAAAATGAGAGatcagattttgttttaaatgcaaacTATAAAAAAAGAGTCTATCAAACTCATTGCTTGGAAAGCTGCCTACCACCTTTTTAAATATGTAGATTTAACTAGAATGTGGAATACTCATTCTAGATGAAGGGACATCAGCCCACATCTATTTGATACCATCAAGAGAATCTGGTATTTCAAAGATAAGTAATTTAAAGAGGTATTCTTACCTTGAAATTTCTatcaaagtaataaataatatttataaaatatattttccaatgtCTGGACACAATTTTCAAAAGTAGTTACTGTAGGCACAATGGACAAAGTGGACAACTTGCATCCCTCATTACTCACCATGTCAGTTATAGCGGATGGGGGTTAGAGTAACTGGAGGGTGGCACATTATAATATAGAGATATGGATTTCACCCAAAGACTGTTCCTTATCCACAAATAATAATTAGCAGAAGCCTTTCACCTAAGAACAGCTATGTGAAATCTTAGGAACAGtttcataaaaatgaaacaaaagttcAAAACCCCAGGGAACTACAAAGCCAAAATTATAAACATGACTTTACCAGAGTAGAAATGCGAGAAGGAATACCTGCAGAAACAAGCAGTAGGACAGAACCCAGCTATTATATGTACATGAAATGGTGTCTTTTTCTCCCATTAGCTCTACTATAATATGCAATaccacatttaaaaacatttacagAAATGTACAGCTGGCAAATATTTTCTGTTTAGTTACCATTCAATCTCATTCTTTAAAAATCATCACTTACAAGGCACAAAAacttttttaaaggataaaataAGAAAGTAACTTGAATCAGATTAAAGTTATCTATAGATTATGCAATTGTCCCCTACCTGAAGCAGTTCATCCCGAGAAATTTTATCATCTTTATCCAAGTCATATAATCGAAAAGCAactagaaaatgaaatgaaatgagattaGCATCTTTCCCACTTCTGCCATATACAAACTATATCACATAAACACTGAGGATTCAGAGCAATATACAGGTCATAAGGTAAAGGCATTCTCTTAATCTTTCAGCATTGCTAATGCATCTTACATATATGTAAACtagccctatttatttatttacttgataaatttatatggctgcccaacttatacacagtgactctgggcagcttataaaattCAAATCCACAGTGTAAAAAACCCAtcgacccccccacccccaccaataaTGAATATAGATCAATAGTTCACTAATATGAGAATTTATACATAATTTACATTGTTAAATGTCAGCATAAAACCTTTTTGTTACAAACATACATTTACAGAATGGTTATATAAATCTTCAAGTGGGAATCAAAGGAAGACTTCAGCTTTTAGAATAAATTAGGATTCTAAATTAAAAGTTTAATAAATGCACGTTCATTCATCTATTCTGATGAAATAGATAATAGCCATTACCTCTGCAATTTTGACATGGTTTTCAATTTGTTTACTATATAGTTTGATATCCGTCTATTGAAGAATATTACAAAAAGTTTGTTACTGAAACTTTACTGTATAGTAGAAATGACTATTCATAAATATCACATTTTATAGATCCCAAGCTTCTAATTGCTgagataataataattaataataacagcagcattcAAATTTAGAATTTACAATCTCAAATCGAACCTGGTAAAAAGTTGGAGACttggaaaagcaaaaaaaaaaattgcattcatGAATACAGTAAAGCATGGCCTCTTTAACCATAGTCTACTGAATAAGCATAATCAGCTTGGCTCACACATAACTATGCACTATGGCATACAAATCTCAGGGACAGGATTCGCACAATGCactaagccacaatgtggtttgttttggaTTCAGGGTAATGTCTGATTATGCCTGTTATATACACTTAATTTGCTTAATAACAGATTATATTACAGGAAAACTTAGATCTACAGAAGAATCTGTTGAAATAGTCTTCAGCACCTACAATGCTTCTCTTTCCACTTTCTTCAACAAATCATGTAAATTTCCACTTACCCTATAGGTGCCCAAAGCCAGAAATGTCCAAAAAAAGATTGGACATGATCACTATAACCatcagtatttattatttattattaccaCTTATATGTGGCTCCATTTCTGgaaactctgagtggctcacagtATTAATataacaagattaaaaaaaataaatataattacaatCAATTGATCCAACGTATTAGTATTTGGGGGGAGCTTCATCTTACTTGTCCCaaaatgcctttctgaaatgCCATGTTTTTACAGTCATGGAACCAGTTAAAGTTATGGAGCAATACAGAAATTGTTGTATGCTGGAAATTGATTTCAAGAACAGGTTTTCCTTCCTGTTCCTCTGCCCTCCCAGCATGCTTATTCTCCCTCCCTATCTGCTCTAGCACCACCTTTTATTTCCTGGTTTACAGCTCTGGTGGTAGAAGCAGTACTGAGCAGTTCCAGAGGAGAATATCTAAGCGCTAGGAAAAATTGTGAGAGAGATGGGATAGACTGCTTCTTTCCTTTTGGTCTGGGATATGTCATGCTAGAGAAAGGGACAGATGCTAGTGAATGGGATAAAAGAAATGTTACGTTTGATGTCAGAATTATATCAGAATTAAATCTTCCTACATTCAGTGAAATTTATCATGTAAGCATGAGAAGTGTTATGAATTTagaaagaaacagaggagggCAAGAATTGCTATGGGtatgagagaaaagaagaaataaaaagtaatagaTTATCTCTTAGCCTCACTGGAGATAGGGGCTCAGGCCTAACTTTCTGTTTTGCATTTACTTTCTTGGAAAGTTACTTGTTTTCTTTAAGACGCCATGCCCCACGACAACTAATTTGTGCAACACGACAGTTTCTCACATTTCCATGACCGTGAGCCCAAAAAGGGTTTGGATTTCTGCAGTGGAGTATGGGCACTAGGTAACGGTGCCAAAGATATCATGGTAAATAGGGATTTTGAAGATATATTtccataaaataagaaaaagcaaaGTGACTTAATAAAAGGCAATAGAGGACAAACAGCAGAATCATATCAGCGAGTACTGTCCAAAACTGCCAGGGCTGAAAAATCAGAATTGTTAAGCAGGAACTGTGGAAGGAGGACAAGGTATTGGCAATCTCTGAAGGTAAGAACAAGCAACTTTTAATGGATCTAGGCACAAAGATGCAGCCAGAATAGAGGGAGGGAGTTCATGTGAGTACAGCaataaggtacaggtagtccttggttaacaatcatttgttcagggactgttcaaagttatggcggtGCTGAACAAATTGTAGTTGCGCTCAGCCCTCAAAGTTACAGCCGATGCAGCGCCCCCAGAGTCACAcacaatcaaaattcaggtgcttggcagcccacccacccttatgactgcaggggtgcttcaaaatccctcacccacctatctccccgctacctctgcccttttggccaccctgcattcCGCTGTCTCTGCCGGCCCTGCGCTGTACttgccctgctgcccccagctgacctttgctctctttttcctcccactgctgatgagatCTGCCTGCcatggccctttgcaaggcagctgctgctcgcaccaggccttcttcccaaggccatGTATGCCTTTGTCCAAATCGCATGTGGCTTTGAAACCTTCCAAAGCCTCACGAGAAGGCTGCATGCGATTTAGACAAGGGCGCGCTCAGCCTCGGGAAGGCCTTgcgcagccagcagctgcctcacgaagggccaggccaggcacagcTCATCAGTAGCAGGAGGAAGGcagcagtgaaggtcagctgggggtggcagggctAGCAGAGCACCGGCCAGCAGGGCTGGCAGAGACAGGGGAGTGCAGCGTGGGcgaaagggcagaggtggggggagttgaagaggaggcagtccctgaacttactgaggctcggggatgggagggaccaagctgggaatggcttggattggggtgggtccttgcctaatgactgggtgggattcagttaacaatggcaactgggactgccgggattgctgtcgctaagtgatgcagtcatgtgacatcgtgctttatgaccacattgctttgtGATgtaattccggtcccaattactgttgttaaccaaggaccacctgttcAGTACTCAAAATAGGAGAAGGTCAAGGTAAGACAACTTAGGAGGGAGAAGTTTGTAGATCTACTGTATTTCTAATAGTAAAAGGTCAGCCCAATAATCAGAATATTTACACAAGAGCCCAGTTCCTTTGTAATCCTCTTTCCATTATGTCTGGACCAGTAAAAGTTCTGATAAAGTTATAGATTTTGGTTAGTATACTTTCCTCTCCTCTTTTACTATATCCCAGGTTAACACAGAGTTTCCTATTTTTTGCCAATTCCTTATAGCTTTGTGTTTGCCTTTTTCAGTTATGAGCCTGTGGTTGGAGACTTTTGCACAGACAGTGCAAATTTGGGATTATTTTTGAAGTAAGAAATGGAGGTAAACACTGGGAGAGAAGGTATAAATAGTGTCAGGAAGGAGGCATACTTACTCTCTTTAGATCCATTAATTTCCAgtatcaaataaaaatattacaatagTAACATGTAAACTCAAATAAACATCAGAACTATAGATATTGTTTTGTCATAATGGAGATAAGAATAAGTTTAACTTTTACTTCTGTAAGACTTGGAGTCAACTTTAAAGAAAGGGGGGCAAATCTTAAAATGAAACACCATGAAGTAGAATACAAACAATGCAGTTAGGGTGAATAGATGTACCATTAAAAATGTCTTACAGTGCAATTTGTTGCTCCGGCTGTTAAGAGGTTCTGGCCCATTCTGGTCtctgcttttttcattatcctCAATGGGTCGGAAGTGGGCCAAAGTCCTCATGAATCCACGGAAATTCACTTGATCTTCTCTACACACATACAATCCTGATTGTTACATTATTTTAACAAATGCTTCAAATAAGTATGAACAATGAATTGCTGCTATTTTTTGTGTAACATTATTCTGTAATATTCTAGTTTCCTTTTCAGTTGCTAGAAATTAAAGGAAAGCTCTTGTTCAACCAAACAATATTGAATTGCCATAGCaaatctctttctccctctctctaaaTCAGGAGGATAGTCTCAGTTAGCAAGCAGTCAGGGTTTCATCTTCCAGCTACATGTTTCCTTCTCTGCAGCCTGCCACATGGATCCTCAAAAGCTGTTCCAAAATATCTCCCTAACTCTCTGGAATAGTTTTTTAGGGAACACAGGGAAGTCTTATAGTGCAACAATATATTATCAAACAGTGACAAAATGCTACAAAAATGCTACATTTTACAAATGCTACTGTAATTGTATTCTACAAGTTAGAATCTTAATAGAAACCTCAAGTATCAGAGGTACTTTTTTGCATATGCTTTTTTGAGTATATGCAATTGGTAGCAATTGAAGATTAAAGCCACTATTGATTCTAAGTTTATCCGGATAATCTTAAATCAAGTCTTTAATTTGAAATCTCACAGATTAGAATTTAAGAATATCCATCTAGATTTATTCAGCGAGAATGCTACTAGAATATAACTCAGACAACACATCATAGAACTTACCCTTCTGGAAAAAAGGCATTGATAATCCTATCCCCCAGTGGGTTAATAGCAAGTTCTGGAATGCGTTGAAAGTCTTCACGGCTacaataacaaataaatgaatgtcaGCTCTTAACAGAGGTAATTAAAGTATCCATTTAATCTGGTATATGTATAGTGTTTATAGCATTACATGTTAATAATCAGTGCTGTGGAATCATGAAATACTGAGCCAAGTTTGATAAAATACCTATGTATTTGTGCTGTTGTGACTCTGAACTGAGTAACAGGGTATTTTCTTTAATTTGGAATCTTTTAGCTTTCCCATTAGCTCACtatcaaataaaaaatacatttttaaccaAGTAGTAAATCTATATTAAACACGAGCAATTTCTGCTAAAATAAAACTACAAGGAAAGCTTACCAGAAGACTGATCTTCAAAGAAGTGCCAGATGgtcatttttaaattaactttcATGTTGCTACACTCTTTGGTACCCAATCACTTATCTACATCTTTGTTTTGAGCCCCATATCCGctcttaatctttctttttcattcaaatGCCACAAAAAGTGTAACCTCCCTAACACTTTTCAGTAAGAGCCAAGAGTGCATTAAGCAAAACTCAGCATGCTCAGTTACCTTTGCTTCAACTTTGctaccatttttaaaagcttcaggTCTTTGTTTATAGAGCTTTTTGCACTAGCTACATCTGCCCAAAATTGTTCTATGAAAAAGAAAGCTCTCTTTatcaaaatgtttttcaaaggTGCCAAGACCCTAAAGGTAATCTACAGTATTCTAGTCTCTTATAATGTATAGTTCTGcaattatattgttatatttttattatacaatttTAAAGATTATACCATTTAGAATCACAGAGAAAATCACCCGTTCAAATCTGAGTGcacttgaaagagaaaaaaaaaatctgcagtttgACCAACAGTATCATTTCCCAGTGTTGTACACTGTTATATGAAGGCTTGCTAATGAAAGATTGCAACCTAATAACTCAATTATTATGTACATTAAAAGTCCAAGTCAAGTGCTACTTTCCCTATCACTAAGGAAAGCGAGAGCATTATTTTAAGAATCCTTTTTTTACTTCTGTCCAATAAGGCCGTGCAGGGCTTTGGATGTGAATGCAGAAAGGCATTTCAAAGGGCACACCTCCCtccaactccttaaaccaaaaaGGATTTTTTCCTGGGCTGTTGCTGCAGCCGCAAAAAGCAGCATCATGATTTAGGAAAAGACATTATTGCTTTAAGGACTCCCACGTGGAGTCCACATGTCTACATGAGTGCCTTTGTGTGCTCTAAAGCACCTTTTAGTCTAGGAATCCAAAGTACTACATCCTGAATCCTATCCCAAAATAAAagtcatacatacatacttacatgaATAAAGTTGATGGATTTGTTTAACAGTGGCCACTAAATACTAGCCAGATAGGTTTTGC contains:
- the CHP1 gene encoding calcineurin B homologous protein 1, with the translated sequence MGSRASTLLRDEEIEEIKKETGFSHSQITRLYSRFTSLDKGENGTLSREDFQRIPELAINPLGDRIINAFFPEGEDQVNFRGFMRTLAHFRPIEDNEKSRDQNGPEPLNSRSNKLHFAFRLYDLDKDDKISRDELLQVLRMMVGVNISDEQLGSIADRTIQEADQDGDSAISFAEFVKVLEKVDVEQKMSIRFLH